A portion of the Eubacterium maltosivorans genome contains these proteins:
- a CDS encoding 2-hydroxyacid dehydrogenase, which translates to MKIFFTAEYDEEQLKPLYEMGEVVKDGWAIGLPKMPEEELMEKSADADIIITSYDDITRAVIENAPNLKLIACTRATPVNVDMAAAKERGIPVIYTPGRNSDTTAEMTVGLILSIARKIPMAYKALKEGKFTADPNAQKVTKEGLKVDMVWDMEPGSPYMVFKGTQLHGKTLGIVGYGSIGRRVGKIARAFGMELLIYDPFLCPIDLEEVGVKKAEKLEDLMKNADFITCHMKITPETTGIISREMIALMKPTAYFINSSRGAILDEEALIDALREKRIAGAAFDVYAKEPIASNHPYITELDNVVITPHIAGATDDVLINHTKQIVADVKRFSEGRRMLYEYR; encoded by the coding sequence ATGAAAATTTTTTTTACTGCAGAATATGATGAAGAACAGTTAAAGCCATTATACGAAATGGGCGAAGTGGTAAAGGATGGCTGGGCCATTGGCCTGCCAAAAATGCCGGAGGAGGAGCTGATGGAGAAATCCGCCGACGCGGACATTATCATCACAAGCTATGATGATATTACCCGAGCGGTCATCGAAAATGCCCCGAACCTCAAGCTTATCGCCTGTACACGAGCCACTCCTGTCAATGTTGATATGGCTGCAGCAAAAGAACGAGGTATCCCTGTTATCTATACACCAGGACGTAATTCTGACACCACGGCAGAGATGACTGTAGGTCTCATACTCTCCATCGCCAGAAAGATCCCAATGGCTTACAAGGCATTGAAAGAAGGTAAATTTACCGCAGACCCCAATGCCCAGAAAGTGACTAAGGAAGGGTTAAAGGTCGATATGGTTTGGGATATGGAACCCGGTTCACCTTATATGGTCTTTAAGGGGACTCAACTCCATGGCAAAACCCTGGGAATCGTGGGTTACGGCAGTATCGGCCGTCGTGTAGGCAAAATTGCCCGCGCTTTTGGTATGGAACTGTTGATTTATGACCCGTTTCTCTGTCCTATTGATCTGGAGGAAGTCGGCGTTAAAAAAGCAGAAAAATTGGAAGATCTGATGAAAAACGCTGATTTTATTACTTGCCATATGAAGATTACTCCGGAAACTACTGGTATTATCAGTCGTGAAATGATTGCTCTCATGAAACCGACCGCTTATTTTATCAACAGCTCCAGAGGCGCAATTCTTGACGAGGAAGCCCTGATCGACGCACTCCGGGAAAAGCGGATTGCCGGCGCTGCCTTCGATGTCTATGCTAAGGAGCCTATTGCCAGCAACCATCCATATATCACTGAACTCGACAATGTGGTCATTACACCCCATATTGCCGGTGCTACCGACGACGTCCTTATTAATCATACCAAACAGATTGTCGCCGATGTAAAGCGCTTTTCAGAAGGCCGAAGAATGTTGTACGAATACCGTTAG
- a CDS encoding L-fuculose-phosphate aldolase — translation MLLQKEREDVVKYCQMLITHGLTKGTGGNISILNREEGLFAISPSGIDYFETEPEDIVVMNLKGEIVDGDRKPSSEHELHRIFYTDRDDIAAVVHTHSVYSTVLATLREGLPASSYLVAFSGYDVRCAEYASYGSMELAKNTFEAMKERNAAFMANHGLIAGGGDILNAFNIVEQIEQCAEVYVKARAIGTPVLLDHDEMTRMIDSFNNSYGQRKAKKDL, via the coding sequence ATGTTACTGCAAAAAGAAAGAGAAGACGTTGTTAAATACTGCCAGATGTTGATTACCCACGGATTAACCAAGGGGACTGGAGGAAACATCAGTATTTTAAACCGGGAAGAAGGTCTGTTTGCCATCAGTCCAAGCGGCATTGACTATTTTGAAACTGAGCCCGAAGATATTGTTGTCATGAATCTGAAGGGTGAGATTGTGGACGGTGACCGTAAGCCCTCCAGCGAGCACGAGCTCCACCGTATCTTTTATACTGACCGCGACGATATTGCCGCAGTGGTGCATACCCACTCAGTTTACAGTACTGTTCTGGCAACCTTGAGAGAAGGATTGCCGGCTTCCAGCTATTTGGTCGCATTCTCCGGCTATGATGTCCGTTGTGCTGAATACGCCTCCTACGGCTCAATGGAACTGGCTAAAAATACCTTCGAAGCCATGAAAGAACGCAATGCCGCTTTTATGGCTAACCACGGTCTTATCGCCGGAGGCGGCGATATCCTCAATGCTTTCAATATTGTGGAACAGATCGAACAGTGCGCGGAAGTCTATGTTAAAGCAAGAGCTATTGGTACGCCGGTGCTTTTGGACCACGACGAAATGACCCGCATGATTGACAGCTTTAATAACTCTTACGGCCAGCGTAAAGCTAAAAAGGATCTCTAA
- a CDS encoding FGGY-family carbohydrate kinase produces MKYIIGIDAGTSNVKAVLFDVDGNEILVETLENEPIYIGDTDVEQNMNILWEKVALCIKMIMENGPAKADDILGIGVTGQGEGIWLMDENGEPVQDAILWCDGRAADEVAKVTEDDPKLGEMIFKTTGTPPLTGTQLMLLKWMKNNRKEVLDRAKTMFFCKDWVRYKLTGIINGDMSDTGTSLMDAEKGEVAVDLLKALDLGEYADLIAPVVISNKIVGNVLDGVAKDLGLNPETPVVAGAIDVVAAAVGIGAVEDKDICVILGTTCANEIFMKKEDCEFGKEGTRLEKHAVGDLFVNLMPTMNGTPNIDWVLNEIALTKDFSKVDIMIKDVPAGSGGVIYHPYISAAGERAPFYHPHAKANFFGISANTKRADLVHAVYEGITLSIKDCLQGADRNSKIFIAGGGAKSSIWAQMISDVTGMEVVVSAGNEFGAKGVAMMVGLAVGEYESYTDAARRTCKSERIYRPRPDQNAIYEDIYTLYKGIRIACESLWTARADVMKTISKRTREN; encoded by the coding sequence ATGAAGTATATTATCGGCATTGATGCGGGGACATCGAATGTAAAGGCAGTTTTGTTTGATGTGGACGGCAATGAAATTTTAGTCGAAACTTTGGAAAACGAGCCCATTTATATCGGTGATACAGATGTAGAGCAAAACATGAATATTTTGTGGGAAAAGGTTGCTCTTTGTATCAAAATGATCATGGAAAACGGACCGGCAAAGGCAGACGATATTCTGGGTATCGGCGTCACCGGCCAGGGCGAGGGTATCTGGCTCATGGATGAAAACGGTGAACCCGTACAGGATGCGATTCTGTGGTGTGACGGCCGCGCTGCCGATGAAGTCGCCAAGGTGACAGAGGATGATCCAAAGCTCGGCGAAATGATTTTCAAAACAACCGGGACACCGCCGCTGACAGGAACACAGCTGATGCTGCTGAAGTGGATGAAAAACAACCGCAAGGAAGTACTGGACAGAGCGAAAACCATGTTCTTCTGTAAGGACTGGGTGCGTTATAAGCTGACTGGTATCATCAATGGCGATATGAGTGACACAGGAACATCTTTAATGGACGCAGAAAAAGGTGAAGTGGCAGTGGATTTGTTAAAGGCACTGGATCTGGGCGAGTATGCAGATCTGATCGCTCCAGTGGTTATTTCCAACAAAATCGTCGGTAATGTTCTTGACGGTGTCGCGAAGGATCTTGGCCTTAATCCAGAGACGCCGGTCGTAGCGGGAGCCATCGATGTTGTCGCCGCTGCGGTGGGGATCGGAGCCGTAGAAGACAAGGACATCTGCGTTATCTTAGGCACTACCTGCGCCAATGAAATCTTCATGAAAAAGGAAGACTGCGAATTTGGCAAGGAGGGAACCCGCCTTGAAAAGCATGCGGTGGGCGATCTGTTTGTCAATCTGATGCCAACCATGAACGGAACACCGAACATCGACTGGGTGCTCAACGAAATTGCTCTGACTAAGGATTTTTCTAAGGTCGATATCATGATCAAGGACGTTCCGGCCGGCAGCGGCGGCGTGATTTACCATCCCTACATCAGTGCAGCGGGTGAACGTGCTCCGTTTTATCACCCGCACGCCAAGGCGAACTTCTTTGGTATCAGCGCAAACACCAAGCGTGCAGATTTAGTTCATGCGGTTTACGAAGGCATCACCCTTTCCATTAAAGACTGCCTGCAGGGCGCGGATAGAAACAGCAAAATTTTTATTGCCGGCGGGGGAGCCAAGAGCTCGATCTGGGCGCAGATGATCTCAGACGTCACTGGTATGGAAGTTGTTGTTTCTGCTGGAAACGAGTTTGGTGCCAAAGGAGTTGCCATGATGGTAGGACTTGCGGTAGGCGAATATGAAAGCTATACCGATGCGGCCCGAAGAACCTGCAAATCCGAGCGTATTTACCGTCCGAGACCAGACCAGAATGCGATTTACGAAGATATTTACACATTGTATAAGGGCATCCGTATTGCCTGCGAAAGCCTGTGGACAGCCCGTGCCGATGTGATGAAAACCATCAGTAAACGTACTCGTGAAAACTAG
- a CDS encoding sugar-binding transcriptional regulator translates to MEDKNLYIKIAHWYYTLGMTQDEIAKRLSFTRQRVNRIISSLRDMGIVTIKVNGYAQGNVAYEGAIEEHFGLKRVIIAESYDGESNYLPSLANTASQYLEDYLQPGMSIGVSWGETLAATISNLSFKRRSECTVVQMVGAQNIDMDMLKSDEIARSLADKLDSVCYMLYAPVVVDHAETKRMLMEERTIQKSYELMRRCDVALFGIGQVSRESTMCKRGLLKVEDIDRLRQDGFIGDVCVNPVTIDGRWQDCFIRDRVISANMDILKNIPNVVAIAGGEDKTEAIIGCLASGVIDTLITTDMTAERIVRTLSL, encoded by the coding sequence ATGGAAGATAAAAATCTGTATATCAAGATCGCGCACTGGTATTATACCTTAGGCATGACGCAGGATGAGATCGCAAAGCGGCTTTCTTTTACAAGACAGCGTGTGAATCGGATCATCAGCTCCCTGAGGGATATGGGCATTGTCACCATAAAGGTTAACGGCTATGCTCAGGGAAATGTAGCGTATGAAGGGGCGATCGAGGAACATTTTGGTTTAAAAAGAGTAATCATTGCGGAATCGTATGATGGTGAGAGCAATTATCTGCCGTCGCTTGCAAATACGGCATCTCAGTATTTGGAGGATTACCTTCAGCCGGGTATGAGCATTGGGGTATCCTGGGGGGAAACGCTGGCGGCAACCATTTCGAACCTTTCTTTTAAAAGGCGGAGTGAGTGCACAGTGGTGCAGATGGTCGGAGCGCAAAACATTGACATGGATATGTTAAAGTCGGATGAAATCGCCCGGTCGCTGGCAGATAAGCTGGACAGTGTGTGTTATATGCTTTACGCGCCAGTTGTTGTCGATCACGCGGAGACAAAGAGAATGCTAATGGAAGAGCGGACCATTCAAAAGTCCTATGAGCTCATGAGGCGCTGTGATGTGGCGCTCTTTGGGATCGGGCAGGTGAGCCGGGAGTCTACCATGTGTAAGCGTGGTCTGCTGAAGGTCGAGGACATTGACCGGCTGAGGCAGGACGGTTTTATTGGAGATGTCTGTGTGAATCCAGTAACCATTGATGGCCGCTGGCAGGATTGTTTTATCCGTGACCGTGTTATCAGCGCGAATATGGACATTCTGAAAAATATTCCGAATGTTGTGGCCATAGCTGGTGGGGAAGATAAGACCGAAGCTATCATCGGCTGTTTGGCCTCTGGGGTCATCGACACACTCATCACCACCGATATGACAGCAGAACGCATTGTGAGAACTCTTAGTTTGTAA
- a CDS encoding exodeoxyribonuclease III, producing MKLYSWNVNGIRAVAQKGFTEWVEAAQPDILCLQEVKASEDQISEDIKGIPGYHSFFHSAERKGYSGTAVYYKEEPLSITTGLSDDRFNHEGRTIIMEYPAFTLFNIYFPNGQKDDERLQFKMDFYDCFLKDVNALVDQGKKVIICGDVNTAHTEMDLKNPKSNAKRSGFLPMEREWLDHFFENGYVDTYRHLHPDTIEYSWWSYRFNARANNAGWRIDYFFVSDNAIGMVKNAAIHTDVTGSDHCPVSIEIEV from the coding sequence ATGAAACTATATTCCTGGAACGTCAACGGCATCCGGGCGGTGGCACAAAAGGGCTTTACCGAATGGGTCGAAGCCGCTCAGCCCGATATTCTATGCCTTCAGGAGGTCAAAGCCTCTGAGGATCAGATCAGCGAGGACATCAAGGGCATTCCCGGCTACCACAGCTTTTTCCACTCTGCCGAGCGCAAAGGCTACAGCGGCACTGCTGTTTACTATAAAGAAGAACCTCTCTCAATCACCACCGGACTGTCCGATGACCGCTTCAACCATGAGGGCCGTACCATTATCATGGAATATCCGGCGTTCACCCTCTTTAATATTTACTTTCCCAATGGTCAGAAGGATGATGAGCGTCTTCAGTTTAAAATGGATTTTTATGACTGTTTCTTAAAGGATGTCAACGCCTTGGTCGACCAGGGTAAAAAGGTCATCATCTGCGGCGATGTCAACACTGCACATACCGAGATGGACTTGAAAAACCCCAAATCCAACGCCAAACGCTCGGGCTTCCTGCCTATGGAGCGCGAGTGGCTTGACCATTTCTTTGAAAACGGCTATGTGGATACTTACCGTCACCTGCATCCAGATACCATTGAGTACTCCTGGTGGTCCTACCGTTTTAATGCCCGGGCCAACAACGCCGGATGGCGCATCGATTATTTCTTTGTGTCCGACAACGCCATCGGCATGGTCAAAAACGCCGCTATCCACACCGATGTCACCGGCTCTGACCACTGCCCGGTTTCCATCGAGATTGAGGTCTGA
- a CDS encoding FGGY-family carbohydrate kinase — MNYIIGIDGGTTKIKAVLFDTTGHEIETVAAPSDIIEDGVRKELDMNFFWEKTAACVRLLMEKGPAKPEDILAVGVTGQGEGLWALDKNNRPVGRAILWNDGRAHEENWAVNEKTPGIGKLVHRNLGTPIGAGSPLLLLWWTKDNRPDVYQQIQTVFFAKDWLRYCMTDKIATDPTDGGAAYLKLIDGAPAKQALTVLSLSEVENNIPEVLSSDTVAGALTAAAAEKMGLRIGIPVVTGAMDVVASAVGTGAVSVGDAAVVLGTTCAVEQVLRLHDCDVTRCRRHYLHHVQKNLAIDLSSTINGMENVEWMMREIARSANYRVVEGLIEDTRPGSGGIIYHPYLSAAGERAPFQHRDASASFFGVNSRTTKGDLMRAVYEGLAFSVRDCLEGGSYGERLLLSGGGAGSETLSQMIADVTGQSVVVTKGSEFGALGAAMTAGVAIGLFESVGDAAAKCCRLKKIYKPRQNEMYEKGYTFYRELRAAFGPLWERRTEIFGK; from the coding sequence ATGAACTATATCATCGGGATTGACGGCGGCACCACCAAAATAAAGGCAGTTCTTTTCGATACCACAGGCCATGAGATCGAGACTGTGGCTGCACCCAGCGATATTATAGAGGACGGTGTACGTAAGGAACTGGATATGAATTTCTTCTGGGAAAAAACAGCGGCCTGCGTGCGCCTGCTGATGGAGAAGGGCCCTGCAAAGCCTGAGGATATCCTGGCAGTCGGGGTGACCGGACAGGGTGAGGGGCTGTGGGCTCTGGATAAAAACAACCGGCCAGTGGGCAGAGCAATTTTGTGGAATGACGGACGCGCCCATGAGGAAAACTGGGCTGTCAATGAAAAAACACCGGGGATCGGCAAGCTGGTGCACCGAAATCTGGGCACGCCGATAGGGGCTGGGAGCCCCCTTCTGCTGCTGTGGTGGACCAAGGATAACCGCCCGGATGTGTACCAGCAGATTCAGACTGTGTTTTTCGCAAAGGACTGGCTGCGGTACTGTATGACGGATAAAATAGCCACAGATCCCACCGACGGAGGCGCCGCCTATTTAAAACTTATCGACGGCGCGCCGGCCAAACAGGCTCTGACTGTGCTCAGTCTGTCCGAGGTGGAAAACAACATCCCTGAGGTATTGTCTTCCGATACAGTTGCCGGGGCGTTGACAGCGGCTGCTGCGGAAAAGATGGGCTTACGGATCGGAATCCCGGTGGTCACCGGGGCCATGGATGTGGTCGCCTCAGCGGTAGGCACTGGTGCGGTGAGCGTGGGTGACGCCGCGGTGGTATTGGGCACTACCTGCGCTGTGGAACAGGTGCTGCGGCTCCATGACTGTGATGTGACACGCTGCCGCAGACACTACCTGCACCACGTGCAGAAGAATCTGGCCATAGATTTGTCCTCCACCATAAACGGTATGGAAAATGTCGAATGGATGATGCGTGAGATTGCCAGAAGCGCCAATTACCGGGTGGTCGAGGGCCTTATCGAGGATACCCGTCCGGGAAGCGGCGGGATTATTTACCATCCTTATCTGTCCGCTGCCGGTGAGCGGGCTCCTTTTCAGCATCGAGATGCCAGCGCCAGCTTTTTTGGGGTGAACTCACGAACGACCAAGGGAGATCTTATGCGCGCGGTATACGAAGGACTGGCTTTCTCGGTTCGTGACTGTCTGGAGGGCGGCAGCTATGGTGAGCGCCTGCTGCTGTCCGGCGGCGGCGCAGGAAGCGAGACACTGTCCCAAATGATTGCCGATGTGACCGGACAATCCGTTGTGGTTACTAAGGGCTCCGAGTTCGGAGCACTGGGGGCAGCCATGACGGCCGGGGTCGCCATTGGCCTCTTTGAGAGCGTGGGTGACGCCGCTGCTAAATGCTGCCGGCTTAAAAAGATATATAAACCCCGCCAAAATGAGATGTACGAAAAGGGCTATACCTTCTACCGCGAGCTCAGAGCTGCTTTCGGGCCGTTGTGGGAACGACGGACGGAGATTTTTGGGAAATAA